Genomic segment of Paenibacillus sp. FSL R5-0623:
GGCAAAAATGCCGATGAGCCTCGGCGCATAGAGATGCCGCTGGATACGATAGAGCAGGTGAACGTTACGAAGGCTGGCAATGTGTATATTCTCGGACGTGGAGCGATCCAACCGCATAACATTTATCGCAAAATTGCAGGAGCTGAGTCCTGGGAGCCGCTGACTGCCAATCGGGTAACCGGACTGGACCCAAGTGATCTCGTGTACCCTGACGTTATTCGGTATAACTCCTACGACGGACTGGAGATCGAAGCTCTCTTGTTCAAAGCAAAACCAGAGCAGGCCAATGGCTACACCGTATTTTGGCCTCATGGTGGGCCGCAAGCATCCGAAGCGAAGTTTTTTCGGCCGATGTTCCAGATGATGCTCGCTCAGGGCTATCATGTCTTTGCACCGAATTTCCGGGGCAGTACCGGATATGGTGCGGAATTCGTCAAGATGGTTGAGCGTGATTGGGGTAAGGGTCCAAGGCTGGACTGTGTTGCCGGGATCAACTGGTTGTTTGATCAGGGAATCACCTCGCCAGAACGGTTGTTTGTGGTAGGGGGAAGTTATGGGGGATATATGACCCTGTTATTGGCAGGTCGTCATCCGGAGCTATTCCGGGCTGCGGTCGATATTTTTGGGCCAAGTAACCTGTTCACATTCCTGGAATCCGTACCGGAAGACTGGAAGCCGATGATGGATAACTGGCTGGGTGATCCGGTCCGTGACCGCGAACGCTTAACGAAGGATTCGCCGATTACGTATCTCGATCAGATGGTTAATCCAATGCTAGTCATTCAGGGTGCTAATGATCCAAGGGTCGTGAAGGCCGAATCTGATCAGATCGTGGCTGCGCTCCAGTCCAAGGGAATGGATGTGGAATACATCGTTCTGGACGATGAGGGCCACGGATTCTCCAGAAAGGCAAATGAGATTCTCGTATACCGTCGGATGTTGGAGTTTTTGCAGAAACATCAGGAGTCACCTGTCGCACAAGCTTAAGTTGAGAGATTCCATCGTTGACTGAAATATAGTCAGATGACAAAACCGCCAGAGATCAAGGATGATCTCTGGCGGTTTTATGCGTGAGCCCGGATGTTGGGCGACATATATGGAACGATACATACGTTAGTTTGGAAGATCGCTATCCATTGAGCGAACTGTCCAAATCTACTAATTAATCTACTAATCTAGCAATGCGACAATTGAATTAATGGACTGCTGCGCCCACTGTGCAAAAGGCAGATCGGCTGCCCACGTCACTTGTCCAGTCGCTTTGGCTTCCCCCCACCATAAGATACGTTGATAGAGCAGATGCATGCTGAGACGTGTGCGGAAGTGTTGGCATTTCTCTTCATCTGCTGCACAGACCAGATCCCGGTAGCAGCGAAGGAACTGTGCGGCCAGTTCTGGTTGACCCTCACGAACATACCTGGTGGATATTTTGGTTAGGTCGGCTGTGCCATCTCCGAAATAGGCGGTTGTAAAATCGAACAAACCACTAATCTGCCACCCTGAAGAACGGTCATTCGGATTTTGAATCAAAATATTCTCGACCTTGAAGTCTCCCATGACAAAACACGGAACAGCTTTGGTCCGAAATGCCGGTTCAGCATTTTTGAATTGCTCGTCCACCCACTGAACATCTTCATCCGTAATCACCGAGTACTGTTCAGCATCATGTAACCAGTGACGGATGGTTCCGTACAACCAGTCCAGATAATCGCCTGCAAAGGAAACAATCTGCTGCGCTACAGGATCATATTCCCCGGCATCAGGCACCTTCCAGCGGTGCAGTTCAACCAAAGTATGGGCAAACATACAGGCGATCTCTTCCTGATCTTGCTGTGACAGTGAAGCCTTGAATGCCGGATCATACAGGTGATTCCCGGGCAGGCGTGGCATTATGGCATAACTCCAGCCTAGCAGATGGGTATCTTCATGTAATAAATATGGATCAGGGACAGGAATGGACGTATGTTTTGCCAGTTGTTCTACAAAGAACTTTTCTTCCTGTAACTGTCCTGCATATAAAGGATTGCCTTTCAGAATATACTCTCCACGGGAAGAGCGAATGAGCAGTGTCTGACCCATAACACCTTTATCTGTTCGTCGATAATCTTCAAGGGTTCCCAGATCAAGCTCATTCAGCGCATCCTGCAATGGAACTGCGGCCACTTCGCCAAGTTGATTGGAACCAAAATATATACGGGTTGTCATATGGCCGGACCCTCCTGGATATTAGTCCTCATTCTCTTCGTCAGACAGGTCATACGTATCCTCATCAACCAATCCACGGATGAAAGCTTCAAAATTCGGCGCAAGATATGTAATCTCATAATCATTTTCCTGATCCACATGAACTACACAGGGTTCGCCTTCAGGGCCACAGAAGCGATAATCCAGCATAACAACATCATGACCAGCGGATGGACAATCACAGATCACAATCCCCAGGTCGGGGTATCCCCAATCCTCGATCATGAACCGGCTTCCCAGCTCACCAGCGAGTGCGTATATTTTATCGTGTCCGATTCCCATAATGCTTGAAATGGCAATATGATCCTCAGCCCAGGAAGTCGCTTCTTGGGTGGGAAATACAGTGAGCGCAGGGATACCGCCGTTTTGCGTACTCATCAGTTGAATATAGGAGGCAGGGAGCTTGTAACCCAATTCGTGTTCAATCGAAACAATCGTGGCTTCGTCAAAGGGAGCCGACACATGGTTGTCCCGTGCATAATCACTCTGCTTCCAGAATGTCACTGGGTTGTAGGTTCCTGAAGCAGCACGAAGATGGTTCAACGTGCCACGCTGCTCCCATTCTGTTACTTGTTCTTCATGGCGTTGTCGATCCCGCCGCATCTTCTCAGCGAAAGGTCGAATCTGACTTAGAAATTCAAGGGTTGATTCATCATGTGGCTGAAGTTCGTTAGCTCTCTCAAAAGCCAGTAGTGCCTGTTCATAACTCGCTATATGACAGTATGCATAACCCAAGCGGTATTGCCAGAGCGGGTCGTTTACCCCTTGCTCCTCGACAGACAACAGTTGTTGAATGGCTTTGTGATAACGTGCATCATTGTTATAGGCTCTGGCGAGTTGACCAATCAGATCATAATCCCGCTCTGAGACGGGGATACGTTCAATATGTTCAATAATGAGACTGAATTGGTCCTGCTCATGCCACAAATTAATTTGTTCCAGCAGTTCTCTTTCCATGAATAGGCCTCACTTCCGTAGGAGGGGTATGAATCTCTCTCAAAACTATCTTACAAGGTTAAGAGACAAAAAAACACTCCCGCATGCAGATAGCCATGAAGGCATTCTATCAAAGGGAGTGCTTTAATTTGTGTTTATTTATACCTGATATACTCAAGTAGTAGATGCCCGATCAGAAGACTTTACAAATCGTCAAATCCGTTATCGTCGCCAACTTTACCGTAGTTACGGGATTTAGCTTCGAAGAAGTCGGTTTTGGTTGCATTCAATGCTTCATCGGAGAATGGTTTGATCCAAGGCATGCAGTTTACATCCACACCTTCATATGCTTTTTCCATACCCATCAGACGCAGACGTTTGTTGGCGATGTACTTGATGTAATCTTCCAACTCGTTCAGGTCAATACCGCGCACGTTGCTGAGTGTATAATGTGCCCAGTTGGTTTCAAGTTCAACAGCACGATGGATTGTTTTGTATACATAGTCCATGTTCTCAGGTGTGTTCAGTTCAGGGAAGTCTACCAGCAGCTGTTTGTACACTTCAGCGAAGAAGTAACAGTGTTGGTTTTCATCCCGCTGGATATACGAGATCATCTGGCTGGTTGCCATCATTTTCTGGTCACGGGCCAGATTGTAGAAGAAGGCAAACGTACTATAGAAGAAGATACCTTCGAGTACCAGATCGGCTACCATAGCTTGGAAGAACGTCTGTGGAGACGGCTCGTCCCGGAAAGTTTGGTAGATGTCTGCGATGAAACGGTTACGGTCAAGCAGAACTGGATCATGTTTCCAATACTCAAAAATTTCCTTTTGCTCCCGATCAGATACGATCGAAGACAGGACGTAGGAGTAGGATTGGTTATGAACAACTTCCTGTTGTCCGATAATGGCCGAGATCGCTTCGAGTGAAGAATCGGTAAAATAACGTTTTACATCACCAACAAACATCGTCTGCATGGAATCAAGTACCGCGAGCAGGGAGATGTTGATTTTGAATGTACGTTGCTCTTCTTCATCCAGTTGAGCAAACTGGGAAGCATCTTTGGACATTGGAATCTCGTCTGCGATCCAGTGGTTGAGCAGCAATACTTTGTACAATTTGTACATATGAGGCATGCGAATGTCGTTCCAGTTCAGGATACCGGAGCATTCACCTTCAATAATACGGGTTGATTGGTTAGGGGCTTCGGTGTTGAAAATTTTCTGTACTTGCATTGTTCCGTTCACTCCTTGAAATTTCATAATGTTCTGCCGACAGAACTTTGGGAAATCATCTATATCAACATCTTGCGATGCTGTGATCGTGTTTTAGGCAAAAAAGAACCAGGGCAACGCCATTTTGCAATCAAAACAGGATGCCCTGGTGGTCACCTCGAGTCTAGTAAATCTTCTCTATCATGGATACAACGTAACTTGCAAAAATCAAGATTCTTCAATTGTTAATGCCCGGCTACGAACATAATAAGTTGATTTCATGCCGGCTCTCCAGGCGTGCAGATGCAACTCCAGGAATTCTGTTGCTTTAATATCTGGTCGAACGTAGAAGTTGAAACTTTGTCCCTGATCGACGTGGCGCTGACGGGCAGCCGCCATATTAATGGAAGCATGTTGATCCACCTGGAACGCCGTTTGGTAATAAGGGCTTGTTTTTTCGGACAGATCCGGAGCCGGATTGGCAATTTTGTAAGTTGTTTTCTCTTCATAAGATAACAGCTCATAGAGCGGATCAATACTAGCCGTTGAACCAGCAATAATGGACGTGGAACCGTTAGGTGCAATGGCGAACAACCAAGCATTACGTACACCGTTTTGTCGTACTTCGGCTTGCAGTTCTTTCCACTGTTCGGTTGTCACGAATTCACCTACGCGCTCACCTGATGTGTACTCCCGTTGGTCGAAGTAATGACCACTTTCCCAATCGGAACCTTTGAATTTCGGATAATGTCCTTTTTCTTTGGACAGCTCCATACTGGATTTCACAAGCAGGTAGTTAATTTTTTCATACAGATTATCGTTATACGCTACAGCTTCGTCAGACTCCCAATGAATGCCTTCGAGAGCAAGCAGGTGGTGAAGTCCAAACGTTCCCAGACCGACTGCGCGATATTGGCTGTTGGTATATTGGGCTTGCAACACTTCAATGTTGTTAATGTCGATAACGTTGTCCAGCATGCGCACCTGAATTGGAACGAGACGCTCCAATACATTATGAGGTATAGCACGTGCCAGATGGATGGAGTTCAGGTTGCAGACAACAAAGTCGCCAGGCACTTTTGAAATCACGATGCGAGTTTGTCCATCCTTGGTTACGAGTTCTTCCTTTTCAATTACAGTGGCAGACTGGTTCTGCATAATTTCGGTACACAGGTTGGAGGAGTATACCATACCGTGTGCACGGTTAGGATTCGAGCGGTTAACCGTATCGCGGTAGAACATGTATGGCGTACCTGTCTCCAGTTGGGATTTAAGTACACGCTTCATGATGTCAATTGCCTGTACTGTAATCCGGGACAACAGTGGGTGATTCACCGCTTCTTCGTATTTATCACGGAACGCACCTTCGCCAAAGGACTCATCATAGAAATCTTCCAGTCCGAGTGCACGACCATTCTCGTCCTTCCAGCCCATCACTTTCTTTGTTTCGTGTGGACAGAACAAGCTCCATTCGCCGCGGCTGGATACCCGTTCCATGAACAAGTCAGGCAGACAGATGCCGTGGAATACGTCATGCGCACGCATACGCTCGTCACCGTTGTTCAGCTTCAAATCGAGGAAGGCCAGAATGTCTTTGTGGAAGACGTCCAGATATACAGCAATGGCACCTTTACGCGTACCGAGCTGGTCTACGCTGACCGCTGTATTGTTCAGTTGGCGAATCCAAGGGATTACACCGGAACTTGTATTTTGGTGACCACGGATATCCGAACCACGAGCTCTGACTTTGCCGAGGTAAACGCCGATGCCGCCACCCATTTTGCTCAGACGAGCTACATCCGTGTTGGAATCAAAGATACCTTCGAGTGAGTCGTCCACCGTATCAATGAAGCAGCTGGAAAGTTGACCGGCTACTTTTTTACCTGCATTGGACATCGTAGGAGTAGCTGCGGTCATATACATGTTGCTCATTGCCCAGTATGCTTCCTTGACGAGATCCATACGTTTCTCGGCAGGCTCTTGGTGCATTAGGAACATGGCGATAACCATATAACGCTCTTGCGGCAATTCCATTACTTTTCCATCAAAATCGTGTGCGAGGTAACGTTCTGCCAGTGTGAGCAAGCCGATGTAATCGAAGAGCAGATCGTTGCGGTAGTCAATGCACTCAGCAAGTTCATCGATCTGTTCTTTGGTGTAACATTCCAGCAATTCTTCGCGGTAGATACCTTTTTTCACGAGATCTACAAGAAGAGGATGGAATGCGCCATAAGGCTCGTCCGGGTAAGACTTGTATCTGCGGTTGGTAGCCGCTTTTTTGTAAAGGGAAGTGAGCAGAGAGCGCGCCGCTGCAAATTTCCAATTAGGCTCCTCTTTAGTTACCAGTTCCAGTGCGCTCATGATAAAAGCGTTGCTGATTTCGTCTCCGGTAACTTCATCACGGCGGAGCTTGCTGTTTACCCCACGTACCAGACGTTCCTTGTCCAGCATTTCCAGTCCTTCCAGAGTACGGTCGGCATATACCGAGATGCGCATATCATCAAAGGCAAGCTGGCGGTTATTCGGCTTGGTCACAACTTGTGGCATGAATATTCCTCGCTTTCGCATGTTTAAGAGATAAATTGGAGAAATTCTTTATATAAAGAATTGAGTGTTGTCTTACGGTGAGAAAAAGGTAAAGGTTGCTTTTGGCAGACTGAAACGGCGGTGACAAGTTCATGTCTTAAATCGCTCAACTTGAGGAGCACAAAACAGCACAATTCAGAACATACTCATATAAAAAGCATTCTCCCCGCCTCGCGGCTGAAAATGCCCATGGATGCTCTGGCTTCCTTACTGTCTTAGAGGTTCAGGATATCGACAGAAAAGGGTGCTTATGTAAGCTTTTGTATATTGCAGATGTGTCTGTAGTTTGAGGATACCGGATGCAGTCCAAACAGCCCCGTTAACCTCCATGTCAACTCTGTTTCGAGAAAGCGATTTACACCTACAGGGACGTGCCTTTGGAGGTGATTTCATCCTGTTTTTCGCGAGAATGCAGAAGGTGACTAATAGAAGCGGAGAAATCTAGTGTTACTACATTTTGTAGCTGTCAACATACTGTAACCCAACATATTGTGTTTGTAAAGTGGGCCGATACAGTAAAACGTAATTCCGAGTATACCATTTAAGCCAGGAATCCGCAAAGGAAAAGGACTGGAAGATTTGAAGATTTATCAAAAAAAATTTTTGACCAATTTGAATGACGTCTTCACGTCAGTTTGAATTGTAACGCATTCAACTGGTAGAATGAAAATAGTCAAAAATCGACTAAAATTAGCGGCAGCGGTGGTTCACGGGGCCCAGAGGAGGCGGAGCAAAATGGCAATAGCAGAAGTGACTGTAATTCCAATCGGAACGGGTACAACCAGTCTAAGCAGTTACGTGGCGGACATGCAAAAGGTATTGGAACATCAACGGGGCATTACATATCAGTTAACTTCCATGAGCACCATTATTGAGGGACCGCTTAACGAGATCTTTACAGCAATTGCGGCTCTGCATGAAGCGCCGTTTTTGTCAGGAGCTCAGCGTGTTTCCACATCCGTCAAAATTGACGACCGTCGTGATAAACCGGACGCCTCAAGTATACAGAAGTTACAATCGGTTCAGGATAAACTGACATCACCTCAGGCACATCCGAATTAATGGTTTAGTGTAAACATCCGTATATTCGGTTATTCAGTATGTTATAAGTCATTAATTAAAGGTTAGATTGTGTCTGTCTGTGTAGTTAACGTGAATTTCTGACATCTATAAACTGAAAGACAAAAAGACCAGCTTAACGTTCATTAAGCTGGTCTTTTTGTATACTCATTTAACATTTTAATTAATCTGCAACTACCAATGAGGCTCCAATCAACGTGGCGTTGGTGTAACCACCGCCAACATTTTCAAAAGAGAAGTTGGTAATTGGCGTACCGATAACAGTGGCATAGTCTCCTTCAAGCAGATCACCTGTGGAGGATGGATAGATGGCGAGTACATTGTTTCCGTTCTCGTCCATGATATGAACGATAGCCGCTGTGGAGCCATCAGAAGTATCTTCTTCAACCTCAATAACTTCACCGCTAATATGGATAAAATGTTCATAGTAATTCGCAACATTTTTATTCAAATGTTTGGTTGTCACTTTGGTATCCACCAAACTTTTAAGCTTTTTGCGAACTTCGGCTGTACTGGCTGGAAATAAATCGTCGTGTGCTGTGAAAAAGTCATAAGAAACTTGTTCCATGATCGCTGTATCATTAGTCATGATCGGGGTTAATTCTTTGAAGTAATCAGCCGCAGTTACTATTGTCTCCTGGTTTAAAGAAGCTATATTTGCTTTAGTCTGTTCAATGGGAGAGGAAATCACCAATGAATTCAAAATTTCATTGACTTGATCTTTTCCCTTTTGTTCATAATAGTTCTTGGCGTAGGTTAACGTCATGGTGTAGAGTTCTGTATTGGTCGGAATCAGATACTGCACAAGGACAACATCTGTACCCGAGGTGTGTTTATAGGCTCCTTCCAAGACACCAGCGCTATATTCTTTATAAGGCTTGTTCGTGTAGCTGGTTTTTGTATAATCGGAAATGCCGATGCTTGAACCGTTCTGTGTGTAATAATCAACTATATTATTGGCGTATTCTTCAGGATTGATTGAACCGGTTGAACTGGCCTCAATCGTCAGATTCATATTATCTGCAAATGTGGCTGATGAAGATTGGTTTGAAAAAGCAGCTTTAATGGATGGAGCATTCATTTGACTTGTATCTACGCTTTTCCAGGATTCAGGATAGGCAAAAGAAAATCCTTCTCCATTATATGTAGTGTATTTCGTAGCTTTTGCTTCTGTTGAGACAGTTTCAGTTGCCTTGGATGCTTCGGTCGTTTGGCTATCGGCTGTTGTGTTTGTTTCTGAATTACCACAGGCACTAAGCAATGTGGCTAATGCCAAAATCGTAATAAGTTTCTTCATTATGTCTAATTTCTCCTAATGTGTTTCCCATCGGTTGGGATTTTTTCTAAGGTCATCATTTCGTTTGGGATAATCCAGTTTAGGCGGTGGGCATAGAACTCCTTTCTACTTTATTAGTAAAATAATTACATATATCAAGATTTCAGTATTCATAATTACTAAAAAGGTAATTTATCTGTATTTAACAAGTTTAGAAGCTAATAATAGACCGTATGGGTATCCATTTTGAACGATAGTACATACATTTGGTTGATATAACCGTGGGATTTATTTATGAATTAAACATATATGAACATAACATGCCGATTTAAGAACTAACCCTTTATGTAGGTGCAATTAACGAATAGTCGGTGGAAAAAACAGCCCATTTTCGACCTGAGCCCGGTCCCATGTGTGATTGGTGCATATAGTGAACTGTACCTCAAATCAAAGGAGGGGTTTACATGAGTGGAGTAGTAGGTGGATACGGCGGCGCATGGACATCGACTGGCGCGATCTTGGTTCTCTTTATCTTGTTGGTCATCATCTCTAAAGCATTCTTGATCTAATAAACCGCTTGGACCCTAATATATTCGTAAAGGAGGGTTCTGTATGAGTGAAGTAGTCGGAGGCGCAGGATACGGCGGCTGGACATCGACTGGAGCAATCCTGGTTCTGTTCATTCTGCTCGTAATCATCACTAAATCTTTCTGGGTATAATATGGCGAGCTCTGCCGGGCAACCGGTGGGGTTTTTTTTCTAGAGGACAAGCATGGTGGAGATCCAGGAAGATAAGATAGCTTGTGGTTGAACGGAAGAAATGGTGGAATTCAAGAACTGGAATGACGGTGTATGCTTCGAAAATGGGGAAGGGACCAAATGGCTAAACGCCCATTTTGTCAAGATAAGGGCGATAGCCCGGTCCAGAGGTAGGCTGAATACATAGCTTAGGGGTGTAGGCAAATGTTAAGGAGGAATGAACAATGAGCGAAGTAAAACCGAATTCACCGAACGGACAGGGGCATGTATACGGACATATGGGAGGTTATGAGCATATGCAAGGATACCAATACACAGGTCATGAAATGCATGGGTATGGATATGGTTGTGGAACAATGCCGATGGGCTACGGCTACGGTTACGGACACCAGCCAAATCAAGCTCCAATGATGCATGGTTATCAACAGGGTTGTGGGGTATCCTATGGTCATGGCGGCGGAAGCTGGGGTTCCATGGGCACAATCCTTGTACTGTTCATCTTGCTGGTCATCATCTCCAAAACGATGTTTATCTAAGTATTTGTGAATGCAAGGAGACTTTGCTGATCGTGGATCGTTGCGACAGGTGCTCTAAATAAACTCCGAGTGTGAGTTCCATGTTGAGGCATAACGTACCTATGTTTCAGAAAGGGACAGCGTAGGATTTCATCCTGCGGTGTCCCTTTTTTTCAGAATTAATTGAAGGA
This window contains:
- a CDS encoding S9 family peptidase; the protein is MIQFPKPDVEQYFQTYRISHFAVSADEKRLFMDSNLNGQPNIWAMDLPGGYPYPLTYLNQSSQFIKADPQGRHLLTAFDRDGDENYHLYALPPEGGVPLPVVPAEPNDRCYFAELSEDGQRLYYVTSAGNPNYLNSRRIDLETGEDELLYSGEEVTSSLVAVSPDEKSYVILKMYSNTYQTAHLYRNNEEMVILPASERHSQVSDLIFADDNRLLFITNDDSAYAYVAEYRIDTREFRLLCRIEGEDVEFIRWHQASETLYFWTLTGPENRMYVLGKNADEPRRIEMPLDTIEQVNVTKAGNVYILGRGAIQPHNIYRKIAGAESWEPLTANRVTGLDPSDLVYPDVIRYNSYDGLEIEALLFKAKPEQANGYTVFWPHGGPQASEAKFFRPMFQMMLAQGYHVFAPNFRGSTGYGAEFVKMVERDWGKGPRLDCVAGINWLFDQGITSPERLFVVGGSYGGYMTLLLAGRHPELFRAAVDIFGPSNLFTFLESVPEDWKPMMDNWLGDPVRDRERLTKDSPITYLDQMVNPMLVIQGANDPRVVKAESDQIVAALQSKGMDVEYIVLDDEGHGFSRKANEILVYRRMLEFLQKHQESPVAQA
- a CDS encoding SMI1/KNR4 family protein gives rise to the protein MERELLEQINLWHEQDQFSLIIEHIERIPVSERDYDLIGQLARAYNNDARYHKAIQQLLSVEEQGVNDPLWQYRLGYAYCHIASYEQALLAFERANELQPHDESTLEFLSQIRPFAEKMRRDRQRHEEQVTEWEQRGTLNHLRAASGTYNPVTFWKQSDYARDNHVSAPFDEATIVSIEHELGYKLPASYIQLMSTQNGGIPALTVFPTQEATSWAEDHIAISSIMGIGHDKIYALAGELGSRFMIEDWGYPDLGIVICDCPSAGHDVVMLDYRFCGPEGEPCVVHVDQENDYEITYLAPNFEAFIRGLVDEDTYDLSDEENED
- a CDS encoding MTH1187 family thiamine-binding protein, with the protein product MAIAEVTVIPIGTGTTSLSSYVADMQKVLEHQRGITYQLTSMSTIIEGPLNEIFTAIAALHEAPFLSGAQRVSTSVKIDDRRDKPDASSIQKLQSVQDKLTSPQAHPN
- a CDS encoding aminoglycoside phosphotransferase family protein, whose protein sequence is MTTRIYFGSNQLGEVAAVPLQDALNELDLGTLEDYRRTDKGVMGQTLLIRSSRGEYILKGNPLYAGQLQEEKFFVEQLAKHTSIPVPDPYLLHEDTHLLGWSYAIMPRLPGNHLYDPAFKASLSQQDQEEIACMFAHTLVELHRWKVPDAGEYDPVAQQIVSFAGDYLDWLYGTIRHWLHDAEQYSVITDEDVQWVDEQFKNAEPAFRTKAVPCFVMGDFKVENILIQNPNDRSSGWQISGLFDFTTAYFGDGTADLTKISTRYVREGQPELAAQFLRCYRDLVCAADEEKCQHFRTRLSMHLLYQRILWWGEAKATGQVTWAADLPFAQWAQQSINSIVALLD
- a CDS encoding YjcZ family sporulation protein; the encoded protein is MSEVVGGAGYGGWTSTGAILVLFILLVIITKSFWV
- a CDS encoding ribonucleotide-diphosphate reductase subunit beta — protein: MQVQKIFNTEAPNQSTRIIEGECSGILNWNDIRMPHMYKLYKVLLLNHWIADEIPMSKDASQFAQLDEEEQRTFKINISLLAVLDSMQTMFVGDVKRYFTDSSLEAISAIIGQQEVVHNQSYSYVLSSIVSDREQKEIFEYWKHDPVLLDRNRFIADIYQTFRDEPSPQTFFQAMVADLVLEGIFFYSTFAFFYNLARDQKMMATSQMISYIQRDENQHCYFFAEVYKQLLVDFPELNTPENMDYVYKTIHRAVELETNWAHYTLSNVRGIDLNELEDYIKYIANKRLRLMGMEKAYEGVDVNCMPWIKPFSDEALNATKTDFFEAKSRNYGKVGDDNGFDDL
- a CDS encoding ribonucleoside-diphosphate reductase subunit alpha produces the protein MPQVVTKPNNRQLAFDDMRISVYADRTLEGLEMLDKERLVRGVNSKLRRDEVTGDEISNAFIMSALELVTKEEPNWKFAAARSLLTSLYKKAATNRRYKSYPDEPYGAFHPLLVDLVKKGIYREELLECYTKEQIDELAECIDYRNDLLFDYIGLLTLAERYLAHDFDGKVMELPQERYMVIAMFLMHQEPAEKRMDLVKEAYWAMSNMYMTAATPTMSNAGKKVAGQLSSCFIDTVDDSLEGIFDSNTDVARLSKMGGGIGVYLGKVRARGSDIRGHQNTSSGVIPWIRQLNNTAVSVDQLGTRKGAIAVYLDVFHKDILAFLDLKLNNGDERMRAHDVFHGICLPDLFMERVSSRGEWSLFCPHETKKVMGWKDENGRALGLEDFYDESFGEGAFRDKYEEAVNHPLLSRITVQAIDIMKRVLKSQLETGTPYMFYRDTVNRSNPNRAHGMVYSSNLCTEIMQNQSATVIEKEELVTKDGQTRIVISKVPGDFVVCNLNSIHLARAIPHNVLERLVPIQVRMLDNVIDINNIEVLQAQYTNSQYRAVGLGTFGLHHLLALEGIHWESDEAVAYNDNLYEKINYLLVKSSMELSKEKGHYPKFKGSDWESGHYFDQREYTSGERVGEFVTTEQWKELQAEVRQNGVRNAWLFAIAPNGSTSIIAGSTASIDPLYELLSYEEKTTYKIANPAPDLSEKTSPYYQTAFQVDQHASINMAAARQRHVDQGQSFNFYVRPDIKATEFLELHLHAWRAGMKSTYYVRSRALTIEES